The following proteins are co-located in the Solanum pennellii chromosome 1, SPENNV200 genome:
- the LOC107020250 gene encoding uncharacterized protein LOC107020250 yields the protein MPPRKANTRNENSRIANETPPVPDQEVPNIEFRNAIQVLAKSMTNQNNQVHAHANENGGSVGAGVHDFVRMNQPEFLGAQTIEVFLNRVERGNGSGIHELEVGAQMNKFLYGVLDLVITECRNAMLLGDMNICRLITHAQQVEGDTLREQAKENKKARIGN from the exons atgcctcctcgtaaaGCTAACACTAGAAATGAGAATTCTAGGATTGCCAACGAAACTCCTCCAGTCCCAGATCAAGAAGTCCCCAATATTGAGTTCAGGAATGCCATACAGGTGTTGGCTAAAAGTATGACTAACCAAAACAATCAAGTTCATGCTCATGcgaatgaaaatggtggatcagtagGAGCCGGGGTccatgactttgttaggatgaatcagCCTGAGTTCTTAGGTGCACAGACTATTGAG GTTTTTctcaatagagttgagagaggcAACGGATCTGGAATACATGAACTTGAGGtagg CGCTCAGATGAacaagttcttgtatggagtgttgGATTTGGTGATAACTGAGTGCAGAAATGCCatgttacttggagatatgaacatctgtAGGCTTATTACTCATGCTCAGCAAGTTGAGGGTGATACGCTTAGGGAGCAggctaaggaaaataagaaggctaggattGGGAATTAA